The Microbacterium luteum genome includes a region encoding these proteins:
- a CDS encoding MFS transporter, whose amino-acid sequence MTAATPPPRLGLRENAPQFALLVAVNALVGGMVGQEQTVLPLLARDVFGITGYTMVLSYVAVFGVTKAISNWFAGTLSDRFGRKPVLLAGWLVAVPVPLMLIWAPDWGWVVAANALLGVSQGLTWSTTVVMKIDLVGPRQRGLAMGLNEAAGYGAVAVSSLLAGYLASEYGLRPAPFLLGIAYTALALIITGIFVRETHGHARAEAAQLAPATSRPRQDADLTHRRIWFLASIREPALASASAAGLVNNLNFGLSWGLFPLLFATRDLSTAQIALLFALYPGVWGIGQLFTGALSDRIGRKHLVTGGMALQAIALIIIGAGSGLGAWATGTILLGLGTAMVYPTLLAVVGDVAHPAWRARAVGVYRVWRDLGYAVGAVIGGIVADLLSLQAALWVAAAISAVVAAIVAGRMYETLSTQHRNGASAT is encoded by the coding sequence ATGACCGCCGCTACGCCGCCGCCGCGCCTCGGATTGCGGGAGAACGCTCCGCAGTTCGCGCTGCTCGTCGCCGTGAACGCACTCGTCGGGGGCATGGTCGGTCAAGAGCAGACCGTCCTGCCGTTGCTCGCGCGCGACGTGTTCGGGATCACCGGATACACCATGGTGCTCAGCTACGTCGCCGTGTTCGGAGTCACCAAGGCGATCTCGAACTGGTTCGCCGGCACCCTCTCGGACAGATTCGGACGCAAACCGGTGCTCCTGGCCGGGTGGCTCGTCGCAGTGCCCGTCCCGCTGATGCTGATCTGGGCACCCGACTGGGGATGGGTCGTCGCCGCGAACGCGCTCCTCGGGGTGAGCCAGGGCCTGACCTGGTCCACGACCGTGGTCATGAAGATCGACCTCGTCGGCCCCCGCCAGCGCGGTCTCGCGATGGGACTGAACGAAGCCGCCGGCTACGGCGCCGTCGCCGTCTCCTCCCTCCTGGCCGGGTACCTCGCCAGCGAGTACGGGCTGCGTCCCGCACCGTTCCTGCTCGGCATCGCCTACACCGCCCTCGCGCTCATCATCACGGGCATCTTCGTCCGGGAGACCCACGGGCACGCTCGCGCCGAGGCCGCACAGCTCGCACCCGCCACCAGCCGGCCCCGCCAGGACGCGGACCTGACGCACCGGCGAATCTGGTTCCTCGCGAGCATCCGCGAACCCGCCCTCGCCTCCGCGAGCGCCGCCGGGCTCGTGAACAACCTGAACTTCGGCCTCTCATGGGGGCTGTTTCCGCTGCTGTTCGCCACCCGCGACCTCTCCACCGCGCAGATCGCGCTCCTGTTCGCGCTGTACCCGGGCGTGTGGGGCATCGGGCAGCTGTTCACCGGCGCCCTGTCGGACCGCATCGGCCGCAAGCACCTCGTCACCGGCGGCATGGCCCTCCAGGCCATCGCCCTGATCATCATCGGCGCGGGCAGCGGGCTCGGCGCCTGGGCCACCGGGACGATCCTTCTCGGCCTGGGCACGGCGATGGTCTACCCGACCCTCCTCGCCGTCGTCGGCGACGTCGCGCACCCCGCGTGGCGCGCACGCGCCGTCGGCGTCTACCGCGTCTGGCGGGACCTCGGCTACGCCGTCGGCGCAGTCATCGGCGGAATCGTCGCCGACCTCCTCAGCCTGCAGGCCGCACTGTGGGTCGCCGCAGCGATCTCCGCGGTCGTCGCCGCGATCGTCGCCGGGAGGATGTACGAGACTCTCTCCACACAACACCGCAACGGAGCATCGGCCACCTGA
- a CDS encoding ArsR/SmtB family transcription factor, whose protein sequence is MKTTPVRGNEPMAAGQASALAEFLRTLGDATRLRILTALDGVCVPVTAIVEATGERQPTVSHHLRILRDRGLVVGERRGGYVYYCLATEGIRDALDVLQGLAGGEPAE, encoded by the coding sequence ATGAAGACGACGCCCGTTCGCGGGAACGAGCCGATGGCGGCGGGCCAGGCGTCCGCCCTGGCCGAGTTCCTGCGCACCCTGGGCGACGCGACCCGGTTGCGGATCCTGACCGCCTTGGACGGCGTGTGCGTGCCGGTCACCGCGATCGTCGAGGCCACCGGGGAACGCCAGCCGACCGTGTCTCACCACCTGCGCATCCTGCGCGACCGCGGTCTCGTGGTCGGGGAGCGGCGCGGCGGATACGTCTACTACTGCCTCGCGACCGAGGGCATCCGCGACGCTCTTGACGTCCTCCAAGGTCTGGCCGGCGGCGAGCCAGCCGAGTGA
- a CDS encoding heavy-metal-associated domain-containing protein, which yields MAGQGLRDLGLRSTNGGGCACCSPTSHSTATKDAAALVAEPIEGDEASAQFLVEGMTCSHCVRSVTEEVSAIDGVSGVDVDLKAGGVSTVTVTSTAPVDAVQVRHAVEEAGYSLASTS from the coding sequence ATGGCCGGACAGGGATTGCGGGACCTCGGACTGCGGTCGACCAACGGTGGCGGCTGCGCGTGCTGCAGCCCCACCTCCCACAGCACTGCGACCAAGGACGCGGCCGCCCTCGTTGCGGAGCCGATCGAGGGCGACGAGGCGTCGGCTCAGTTCCTGGTCGAGGGCATGACCTGCTCGCACTGCGTGCGCAGCGTCACCGAGGAGGTGTCCGCGATCGATGGTGTCTCCGGTGTCGACGTCGATCTGAAGGCGGGCGGCGTATCGACGGTGACCGTGACCAGCACGGCGCCGGTGGATGCGGTGCAGGTGCGGCATGCGGTCGAGGAGGCCGGGTACAGCCTTGCGTCCACGTCATGA
- a CDS encoding heavy metal translocating P-type ATPase: MTDPHAHHHHARTTTDHPDPAAKPTDAAVHDEHARHGGHEAHADHGAHADHGAHADHDAHADHGAHDSHGEHAGHDSHADHGEHAGHGGHAGHGAHHVAQFRRLFWINLILAVPVVAFSGMFGMVLGYSVPSFPGAQLISPVLGTVMYFWGGWPFLSGAVSELRARKPAMMLLIGLAITVAFFASWGATLGLLHRELEFWWELALLIVIMLLGHWIEMRSLAQTTSALDSLAALLPDEAERVEGDQVVTVSPADLRLGDVVVVRPGGSVPADGRVVEGRADMDESMVTGESRPVSRTAGDTVTAGTVATDSGLRVEVTATGDDTTLAGIQRLVADAQNSTSRAQRIADRAAGWLFWFALGAAALTALVWTLVGDPDTAVIRTITVLVIACPHALGLAIPLVVSIATERAARGGVLVKDRLALESMRTIDAVLFDKTGTLTKGEPTVTGISTADSDSAETVLALAAAAEADSEHPLAKAIVRAAREKDLTIPSAAGFTSSPAVGVTATVENHEVRVGGPALLEELGLNEIEDADAWRAEGAIILHVVRDGRAIGGLKLADEVRPESRDAVDALHALGIEVVMITGDAEAVAHAVGEDLGVDRVFARVRPEDKSAKIAELQAEGKRVAMVGDGVNDAPALARADVGIAIGAGTDVAIASAGVILASDDPRSVLSVIELSRASYRKMKQNLWWAAGYNLISVPLAAGVLAPIGFVLPVSVGAILMSLSTVVVALNAQLLRRLDLTPANSARTILGR, translated from the coding sequence ATGACCGACCCACACGCGCACCACCACCACGCGCGCACCACCACCGACCACCCAGACCCGGCGGCCAAGCCGACCGACGCGGCCGTCCACGACGAGCACGCCCGACACGGCGGCCATGAGGCGCACGCCGACCACGGTGCGCACGCCGACCACGGTGCGCACGCCGACCACGACGCGCACGCCGACCACGGTGCACATGACAGCCACGGGGAGCATGCCGGTCATGACAGCCACGCCGACCACGGGGAGCATGCGGGCCATGGCGGGCACGCCGGACATGGCGCACATCATGTCGCCCAGTTCCGGCGGCTGTTCTGGATCAACCTGATCCTCGCCGTCCCGGTCGTGGCGTTCTCCGGCATGTTCGGGATGGTCCTGGGCTACTCGGTTCCCTCGTTCCCCGGAGCACAGCTGATCTCTCCCGTGCTGGGCACCGTGATGTACTTCTGGGGCGGCTGGCCGTTCCTCAGCGGCGCGGTCAGCGAACTCCGAGCCCGCAAACCCGCGATGATGCTCCTCATCGGTCTCGCGATCACCGTCGCATTCTTCGCATCCTGGGGCGCCACCCTCGGACTCCTCCACCGTGAGCTCGAGTTCTGGTGGGAGCTCGCGCTGCTGATCGTGATCATGCTGCTCGGCCACTGGATCGAGATGCGGTCCCTCGCGCAGACCACCTCCGCACTGGACTCCCTCGCCGCGCTCCTGCCCGACGAAGCGGAACGCGTCGAAGGCGACCAGGTCGTCACCGTCTCCCCCGCCGACCTCCGACTCGGCGATGTGGTCGTCGTCCGCCCCGGCGGCAGCGTCCCCGCGGACGGCAGGGTCGTGGAGGGCCGCGCCGACATGGACGAATCCATGGTCACCGGCGAATCCCGCCCCGTCAGCCGGACCGCGGGCGACACGGTGACCGCCGGAACCGTCGCAACAGATTCAGGCTTGCGGGTCGAGGTCACCGCTACGGGCGATGACACCACCCTCGCCGGCATCCAGCGGTTGGTCGCCGACGCGCAGAACTCGACCTCGAGGGCGCAGCGGATCGCCGACCGCGCCGCCGGCTGGCTGTTCTGGTTCGCGCTGGGTGCCGCCGCACTCACCGCGCTCGTCTGGACGCTCGTCGGAGACCCGGACACCGCGGTGATCCGGACGATCACCGTGCTGGTGATCGCGTGCCCCCACGCGCTGGGTCTGGCCATCCCCCTGGTCGTGTCGATCGCCACCGAGCGCGCAGCCCGCGGCGGTGTTCTCGTCAAGGACCGCCTCGCCCTGGAGAGCATGCGGACCATCGACGCGGTCCTGTTCGACAAGACCGGCACCCTCACCAAGGGCGAGCCGACCGTCACCGGCATCTCCACCGCCGATTCCGACTCCGCCGAGACCGTTCTGGCACTCGCGGCCGCCGCCGAAGCCGACAGCGAACACCCCCTCGCCAAGGCCATCGTGCGAGCTGCCCGCGAGAAGGATCTGACCATCCCGTCCGCTGCCGGCTTCACCTCGTCCCCCGCGGTCGGGGTGACCGCGACCGTCGAGAACCATGAAGTCCGCGTCGGCGGCCCCGCTCTCCTCGAAGAGCTCGGCCTCAACGAGATCGAGGATGCCGACGCGTGGCGAGCGGAAGGCGCGATCATCCTCCACGTCGTCCGAGACGGTCGGGCCATCGGCGGCCTCAAGCTCGCCGACGAGGTCCGTCCCGAGTCGCGCGATGCCGTCGACGCGCTCCATGCCCTCGGCATCGAGGTCGTGATGATCACCGGCGACGCCGAAGCCGTCGCCCACGCGGTCGGCGAGGACCTCGGCGTCGACCGGGTGTTCGCGCGCGTGCGCCCCGAGGACAAGTCCGCCAAGATCGCCGAGCTGCAGGCCGAAGGCAAGCGCGTCGCGATGGTCGGAGACGGCGTCAACGACGCGCCCGCCCTCGCCCGAGCGGACGTCGGCATCGCGATCGGCGCCGGCACCGACGTCGCCATCGCCTCCGCGGGCGTGATCCTCGCCAGCGACGATCCCCGGTCCGTGCTGTCTGTGATCGAGCTGTCCCGAGCGAGCTACCGGAAGATGAAGCAGAACCTGTGGTGGGCGGCCGGCTACAACCTCATCTCCGTGCCCCTCGCCGCCGGCGTCCTCGCTCCCATCGGATTCGTCCTCCCCGTGTCCGTCGGGGCGATCCTGATGTCGCTGTCCACGGTGGTGGTCGCCCTCAACGCGCAGCTGCTGCGGCGCCTCGACCTCACCCCGGCGAACAGCGCCCGCACGATCCTCGGCCGCTGA
- a CDS encoding cytochrome c biogenesis CcdA family protein — MLVAIPIAVLAGLVSFLSPCVLPLVPGYLGYIGAAAAPRTTHTPAPRAHLDEPDSTTDAECHDPTAAAPVSAAPTPTATLTTGRHRVVIGVVLFIAGFTVVFISVAMLGGTAGRLLLEYADPITRVLGAFIIIMGVVFIGGLRFAQRTMRPRVRGRIGLAGAPLLGIALGIGWTPCIGPTLAVILGMSFDQASAARGALLGLAYSLGLGIPFILLAFGFGWATRSVGVMRRHIRLINIIGGTLLIALGTLMVTGLWTALMSNLQGVFLSVPLPI, encoded by the coding sequence CTGCTCGTCGCCATCCCGATCGCCGTGCTCGCCGGGCTGGTGTCCTTCCTCTCCCCCTGCGTCCTTCCCCTGGTGCCCGGCTACCTCGGCTACATCGGCGCCGCCGCAGCACCCCGCACGACACACACACCCGCGCCTCGAGCACACCTCGACGAGCCGGACAGCACCACCGACGCGGAGTGCCACGACCCGACCGCGGCCGCCCCGGTATCCGCCGCTCCGACCCCGACCGCGACTCTCACGACCGGTCGGCACCGTGTTGTGATCGGCGTGGTGCTGTTCATCGCCGGATTCACCGTCGTGTTCATCAGCGTGGCTATGCTCGGCGGCACCGCCGGAAGGCTCCTCCTGGAATACGCCGACCCGATCACCCGCGTCCTCGGCGCGTTCATCATCATCATGGGCGTGGTCTTCATCGGCGGCCTCCGGTTCGCGCAACGCACCATGCGGCCACGCGTGCGCGGAAGGATCGGATTGGCGGGAGCCCCCCTGCTGGGCATCGCTCTCGGCATAGGTTGGACACCCTGCATCGGCCCCACCCTCGCCGTCATCCTCGGGATGTCCTTCGATCAGGCATCCGCTGCACGCGGCGCGCTCCTCGGCCTCGCATACTCGCTCGGTCTCGGCATCCCGTTCATCCTCCTCGCCTTCGGATTCGGCTGGGCGACCCGATCCGTCGGAGTGATGCGCCGCCACATCCGCCTGATCAACATCATCGGCGGCACACTCCTCATCGCGCTCGGCACGCTCATGGTCACGGGCCTGTGGACCGCGCTGATGTCGAACCTGCAAGGCGTGTTCTTGAGCGTCCCCCTCCCCATCTGA
- a CDS encoding TlpA family protein disulfide reductase, translated as MTRRTPTTLRRLTAASVALVLTASLASCSDNPLSDQYRAGDNKGFIAADGFRVVEIPTADRSRPVTFQGVLDTGDTVTSDEYAGDVVVVNFWYAACAPCRVEAPELEAAHEAFADDDVSFLGVNIYDSAAAATAFADTYGITYPSALATVDGSVKLAFAEETPLNAVPTTIVLDRKGRVAARIIGQLSSASILKTLISETLDES; from the coding sequence ATGACCCGACGCACACCGACGACACTGCGGCGTCTCACCGCCGCCAGCGTTGCCCTCGTCCTCACAGCCTCCCTGGCATCCTGCTCCGACAACCCCCTCTCCGACCAGTACCGGGCGGGCGACAACAAGGGGTTCATCGCCGCCGACGGCTTCCGAGTCGTCGAGATCCCCACAGCAGACCGCAGTCGACCCGTCACGTTCCAGGGAGTGCTCGACACCGGCGACACCGTCACCAGCGACGAGTACGCCGGCGATGTCGTGGTCGTGAACTTCTGGTACGCCGCATGCGCGCCGTGCCGTGTCGAGGCGCCGGAGCTCGAAGCCGCGCACGAGGCGTTCGCAGACGATGACGTGTCCTTCCTCGGCGTGAACATCTACGACAGCGCCGCCGCCGCGACCGCGTTCGCCGACACCTACGGCATCACCTACCCCAGCGCCCTCGCGACCGTGGATGGGTCCGTGAAACTCGCATTCGCGGAAGAGACACCGTTGAACGCCGTCCCGACGACGATCGTGCTGGACCGCAAGGGCAGGGTCGCCGCCCGCATCATCGGCCAGCTCAGCAGCGCCTCGATCCTCAAAACACTCATCTCCGAGACACTGGACGAATCGTGA
- a CDS encoding APC family permease → MSEQDTKISLVGSVALGTGVMIGAGIFALVGQVAGLAGDWFPVAFIAGAAVAGVSSYAYARYSSVNPSAGGIAMLLKDAYGPGVVAGSFSLFMYVSMVVAESLLARTFGTYLLRPFGLQDSVVLVPLLGIVAIAAAAAVNLVGNQLVERSALVTAVLKIVGIAVLAAAGLIGAAATGAGFFSHSSDSGDGMLGVVAAVALCVLAYKGFTTITNQGDDLKDAKRNIARSITISIAICAVLYLLITLSVGASIGASGAIDARDYALAEAADPLFGAWGVGITVAVAVIATLSGLLASLFSVSRLYGMLQDMKQAPALPARVPHQPLLITAAAAIVLTAVFDLGRIAALGVFLYLTMDIAVQWGVLRRLRDKIDAHRWLPIATIVLDVAILAAFTISKVQSDLLTVGVAAGLAAVIFAAQAWVVTRRHRTETSDR, encoded by the coding sequence GTGAGCGAGCAGGACACGAAGATCAGCCTCGTCGGCTCGGTGGCGCTCGGCACGGGAGTGATGATCGGCGCGGGCATCTTCGCGCTCGTCGGACAGGTCGCCGGACTCGCCGGCGACTGGTTCCCGGTGGCGTTCATCGCCGGCGCCGCCGTCGCCGGTGTCAGCTCGTACGCCTACGCACGGTACTCGAGCGTGAACCCGTCGGCGGGCGGCATCGCGATGCTGCTGAAAGACGCCTACGGACCGGGCGTGGTCGCCGGGTCGTTCTCGCTGTTCATGTACGTGTCGATGGTGGTCGCCGAGAGCCTCCTCGCCCGCACCTTCGGCACCTACCTGCTGCGACCCTTCGGGCTCCAGGACTCCGTCGTGCTGGTGCCGCTGCTGGGCATCGTCGCGATCGCGGCCGCCGCGGCGGTCAACCTCGTCGGCAACCAGCTCGTCGAACGCTCCGCACTCGTCACCGCCGTCCTGAAGATCGTCGGCATCGCGGTGCTCGCAGCGGCCGGTCTCATCGGTGCAGCAGCGACCGGGGCGGGGTTCTTCTCGCACAGCTCGGACAGCGGCGACGGCATGCTCGGGGTGGTGGCCGCCGTCGCGCTGTGTGTGCTGGCGTACAAGGGCTTCACCACGATCACCAACCAGGGCGATGACCTGAAGGACGCCAAACGGAATATCGCCCGGTCCATCACGATCTCGATCGCGATCTGCGCCGTGCTGTACCTGCTGATCACCCTGTCGGTCGGGGCGAGCATCGGAGCATCCGGCGCGATCGACGCCCGCGACTACGCCCTCGCCGAAGCAGCCGACCCGCTGTTCGGCGCGTGGGGCGTCGGCATCACCGTGGCCGTCGCGGTGATCGCGACCCTCTCCGGACTGCTCGCCAGCCTGTTCTCCGTGTCGCGCCTGTACGGGATGCTGCAGGACATGAAGCAGGCACCCGCGCTGCCCGCGCGGGTGCCCCACCAGCCCCTGCTGATCACCGCCGCGGCCGCGATCGTCCTCACCGCGGTGTTCGACCTGGGCCGCATCGCAGCGCTGGGCGTGTTCCTCTACCTCACGATGGACATCGCCGTGCAATGGGGAGTGCTCCGTCGCCTGCGCGACAAGATCGACGCGCACCGCTGGCTGCCCATCGCCACCATCGTGCTGGACGTCGCGATCCTCGCCGCGTTCACGATCAGCAAGGTGCAGTCCGACCTGCTCACCGTCGGCGTCGCGGCAGGCCTCGCCGCCGTGATCTTCGCCGCACAGGCGTGGGTCGTCACCCGTCGGCACCGAACCGAGACGAGCGACCGATGA
- a CDS encoding F510_1955 family glycosylhydrolase, which yields MHFRVRAAAALAAVATLTLTACTAQTTTAGDSHSSALSTHIHAIITDPATGTTILGTHDGLLPVDADGGVGDPIGGYEFDAMGLAVTGDAFVASGHPGANTPAEWGSPHLGIIRSDDAGQTWSPIAYTSEKDFHALTAGPDGTLYGLSTDEPAVLTSTDGGSTWTAAGANISAYALTVDDTGTVYATTPGGVLFSVDGAATFAPIADAPALYLLSAAPDHSTLVGVDVEGTIWTSADAAASWVEAGSADGQAQAVALTSSGEIAVADDSGLRLLGGDQ from the coding sequence ATGCACTTCCGCGTTCGCGCGGCGGCGGCTCTTGCCGCTGTCGCCACCCTCACCCTCACCGCCTGCACCGCACAGACCACGACCGCGGGCGACTCCCACTCGTCCGCCCTGTCCACACACATCCACGCGATCATCACCGACCCGGCCACCGGCACCACGATCCTCGGCACCCACGACGGTCTCCTCCCGGTCGATGCCGACGGCGGCGTCGGGGACCCGATCGGCGGGTACGAATTCGACGCGATGGGGCTCGCCGTCACCGGCGACGCCTTCGTCGCGTCCGGCCACCCCGGCGCGAACACCCCCGCAGAGTGGGGATCCCCGCACCTCGGCATCATCCGCAGCGACGACGCCGGCCAGACCTGGTCCCCCATCGCGTACACGAGCGAGAAGGACTTCCACGCCCTGACCGCCGGACCCGACGGCACCCTGTACGGGCTCTCCACCGACGAGCCGGCTGTGCTGACCAGCACAGACGGCGGTTCGACCTGGACAGCGGCAGGCGCGAACATCTCCGCCTACGCGCTCACCGTCGACGACACCGGCACCGTCTACGCCACCACCCCCGGCGGGGTTCTGTTCAGCGTTGACGGCGCAGCCACCTTCGCGCCCATCGCGGATGCGCCGGCACTGTATCTGCTCTCGGCAGCCCCCGACCACTCGACACTGGTCGGCGTCGACGTCGAGGGCACGATCTGGACCAGCGCGGACGCCGCCGCATCGTGGGTCGAAGCGGGCAGTGCGGACGGTCAGGCGCAGGCGGTCGCTCTCACCTCGTCGGGAGAGATCGCCGTGGCCGACGACAGCGGGCTCCGGCTCCTCGGCGGCGACCAGTAA
- a CDS encoding DUF6153 family protein, with product MNEWSNAAGGGSAYRRWFAVIVVSLLMAGLVGMHALWTGSSTAHAGTTSTLIAVDSTGGDHDAAATSASVAASAPLSAPADLSADCAGCATVGSHDVAAMCVTALILIVLLAVRALPREVRIEVAAMALSRLRGAMRASARPSSPDLTALSISRT from the coding sequence ATGAACGAGTGGTCGAACGCAGCGGGTGGCGGCAGCGCCTACCGCCGGTGGTTCGCCGTGATCGTGGTGTCGCTGCTGATGGCCGGGCTGGTCGGCATGCACGCATTGTGGACCGGGTCCTCGACAGCACACGCCGGAACGACGTCGACGCTGATCGCGGTCGACTCGACCGGGGGAGACCACGACGCCGCTGCCACGTCGGCATCCGTGGCCGCGTCGGCACCGTTGTCGGCGCCCGCCGATCTCAGCGCCGACTGCGCGGGGTGTGCGACGGTCGGCAGCCATGATGTCGCGGCGATGTGCGTGACCGCGCTGATCCTCATCGTTCTGCTCGCCGTTCGAGCTCTGCCCAGAGAGGTGCGCATCGAAGTCGCTGCGATGGCCCTCAGCCGGCTGCGGGGCGCGATGCGCGCGAGTGCGCGCCCCTCCTCGCCGGATCTGACGGCGCTTTCGATCAGCCGCACGTGA
- a CDS encoding multicopper oxidase family protein — protein sequence MSGGITRRQALTIGALGVGALGIGATGLVWTTVGSQTSGSGTATATSGAAGWVEPSVLESVDGVLDVTLQAAEREVEVGGASVRMLTYNGTVPGPTLHLRPGDLLRVRLQNDLTDPTNLHTHGLLVSASDNSDNPFLRIGAGESFDYEIQLPDDHPAGVFWYHPHHHELVADQVFAGLYGAIVVDEEDWTVTPPRVVVVSDVTVSGGAVASVSGVERMLGRTGEVLLVNGQPSPTLPAPAESEQRLLIVNACTSRYLDLRLGDLDARVRGIDSHRRTPQSADRLVLAPGNRADVVITTPTAATDLIAAAYDRGQAGMGMMGGGSTTSSEAVVLTVVPDAGATPPVVADPVVSARRDLRETAVDGTRTLTMSMGMGGGAGMRFLIDGRAFDAGRTDQSVTIGTVEDWTIVNVSPMDHPFHLHVWPMQVLRTGGADVTGLDVRDVVDVPAGTSVTVRIAFDRFPGQTVYHCHILDHEDLGMMGVVDAA from the coding sequence ATGAGCGGGGGGATCACACGCCGGCAGGCTCTGACGATCGGCGCTCTCGGTGTGGGCGCGCTCGGCATCGGCGCGACCGGGTTGGTGTGGACGACGGTCGGATCGCAGACCTCCGGGAGCGGAACGGCGACCGCGACGTCGGGGGCGGCCGGGTGGGTCGAGCCGTCGGTGCTGGAGTCGGTCGACGGTGTGCTCGATGTCACGTTGCAGGCGGCCGAGCGGGAGGTGGAGGTCGGTGGCGCGTCGGTGCGGATGCTGACCTACAACGGCACCGTTCCCGGACCCACGCTTCACCTCCGTCCCGGTGATCTCCTGCGGGTGCGGCTGCAGAACGACCTCACCGACCCGACGAATCTGCACACGCACGGTCTGCTGGTGTCGGCATCCGACAACAGCGACAACCCGTTCCTGCGCATCGGTGCCGGGGAGAGCTTCGACTACGAGATCCAGCTCCCGGACGATCACCCGGCCGGAGTGTTCTGGTACCACCCGCATCATCACGAGCTGGTCGCCGATCAGGTGTTCGCAGGCCTGTACGGGGCGATCGTCGTGGACGAGGAGGACTGGACGGTCACGCCCCCGCGGGTCGTGGTCGTCTCGGACGTGACCGTCTCAGGCGGCGCTGTCGCATCGGTGTCGGGAGTCGAGCGGATGCTGGGACGCACCGGCGAGGTGCTGCTGGTCAACGGCCAGCCCTCCCCGACGCTTCCCGCGCCCGCGGAATCGGAGCAGCGACTCCTGATCGTCAACGCGTGCACGAGCCGCTACCTCGACCTGCGACTGGGCGATCTGGACGCCCGGGTGCGCGGTATCGACTCACACCGCCGCACCCCGCAGTCCGCGGATCGGCTGGTCCTCGCCCCGGGGAACCGCGCCGATGTCGTGATCACCACTCCCACAGCGGCGACGGACCTGATCGCCGCCGCCTACGACCGAGGGCAGGCGGGGATGGGGATGATGGGCGGTGGTTCCACGACGTCTTCCGAGGCTGTCGTGCTCACCGTGGTCCCGGATGCCGGAGCGACGCCCCCCGTGGTCGCCGACCCGGTCGTCAGTGCCCGCCGCGACCTTCGCGAGACCGCGGTCGACGGCACGCGGACGCTCACGATGAGCATGGGCATGGGCGGCGGCGCGGGCATGCGGTTCCTGATCGACGGGCGCGCGTTCGATGCGGGCCGGACCGATCAGAGTGTGACGATCGGGACCGTCGAGGACTGGACGATCGTGAACGTGTCGCCGATGGACCACCCGTTCCACCTGCATGTCTGGCCGATGCAGGTCCTCCGCACGGGAGGCGCCGACGTTACCGGTCTCGACGTCCGAGACGTCGTCGACGTGCCCGCGGGGACGTCGGTCACGGTGCGGATCGCGTTCGACCGGTTCCCCGGCCAGACGGTCTACCACTGCCACATCCTCGACCACGAAGACCTCGGCATGATGGGCGTCGTCGACGCCGCGTAA
- a CDS encoding SHOCT domain-containing protein, producing the protein MMWDDGDGGYDMGFGMGMGWGWGWLWVILILIGIGLLVFVAIRLSTRTNAAPPAAAPPAVGTPAPGAEVSSARRILEERYARGEIDTDEFNERMRTLNGA; encoded by the coding sequence ATGATGTGGGATGACGGCGACGGCGGCTACGACATGGGCTTCGGGATGGGCATGGGCTGGGGCTGGGGTTGGCTGTGGGTCATCCTCATCCTGATCGGGATCGGGCTGCTGGTGTTCGTGGCGATCCGGCTGAGCACGCGCACGAACGCGGCCCCGCCCGCCGCCGCACCTCCCGCGGTCGGCACGCCGGCCCCAGGGGCTGAGGTGTCGTCGGCGCGGCGGATCCTCGAGGAGCGGTACGCGCGCGGTGAGATCGACACGGATGAGTTCAACGAACGTATGCGTACTCTCAACGGCGCATGA
- a CDS encoding transposase, whose translation MNRKYSPEMRERALRVFAEARPEHPNMMSAVRHVAGLLGMSPETLRLWRRRYEVDAGTKPGVSTDAAQRIKQLEKEVSELRKANEILKAASVFFAKELDRP comes from the coding sequence ATGAACAGGAAGTACTCGCCGGAGATGCGTGAGCGTGCGTTGCGGGTGTTCGCGGAGGCGCGGCCGGAGCACCCGAACATGATGAGCGCGGTCCGTCATGTCGCCGGTCTGCTCGGGATGAGCCCGGAGACGCTGCGCCTCTGGCGGCGCCGCTACGAGGTCGACGCCGGCACCAAGCCAGGCGTCTCGACCGACGCCGCTCAACGGATCAAGCAGCTGGAGAAGGAAGTCTCGGAGTTGCGGAAGGCGAACGAGATCCTCAAGGCTGCGAGCGTGTTTTTCGCGAAGGAGCTCGACCGCCCCTGA